A region of the Acetomicrobium sp. S15 = DSM 107314 genome:
GAATATGAAGGCGCCTAGCACCACGATGCCGTGGTCGTGGAGCCGCCTCACGTTAGCCTTGAACTCCTCGATCTTGTTGTGCGACTTGCCGATCTCTCCCATGCTCTCCTTCGAGACCGTTTCAAAGCCCATAAACAGGCACAACAGACAATCACGACTGCAGTTAAAGCTTTAATGTACTTCCTCACCGCGCTTCCCCCCTTTTTCTTGGCTAATCTTTACTTGAACCAACAGCTACTGCAAAAACCCCAACCTTAATACCGTCAGCTCTGGCCATCTCCATCGCGTCTATACATGGACGCACTTCGCTGCCATAAGCTATGAGCGCTACATCAGCATCATCCATCTTAAAGGCCTTACGATG
Encoded here:
- a CDS encoding transketolase C-terminal domain-containing protein, producing the protein MDDADVALIAYGSEVRPCIDAMEMARADGIKVGVFAVAVGSSKD